A genomic window from Bordetella genomosp. 9 includes:
- a CDS encoding ABC transporter permease → MTLPVSTNFALRQLGHKDLGLVAALAGVCVAVVLIFIQLGFRNALTDSVLNFDRALDADIVLVSAQFDTIAHTPPSFARGLVYQARDVPGVRSATPLYVHMARLSLTEHGEPLPARVIGVDPGNAALHAPGLVHQQMRLRQPGTGLIDALSRGPFADRVEQVNDGETPRVYLRNAKHPGNLVDASRPERAPTGNGSATPPPIDLIGAFQLGPDFNFPANLIVSDQDFSRLFDQPAEQVSLGLVKIVPGANAERVRDELARRMRGSAQVWLKEDLIAHERNHFIHRTPLGIVTNFGILVGIMIGVVFVLEVLHGIIEKNLAEYAVLRAAGRGNGFLLALVIQLALFVAVATFAASLAVTALLYKVLERATQLNFSMDASMAALVLLATLTMSALAVVFAMRKLLQSDPVDSFA, encoded by the coding sequence ATGACGCTGCCGGTATCGACAAACTTCGCCCTGCGCCAGCTGGGCCACAAAGACCTGGGACTGGTCGCGGCGCTTGCGGGCGTCTGCGTGGCGGTAGTGCTGATTTTTATTCAGCTCGGCTTCAGGAACGCGCTCACGGATAGCGTGCTGAATTTCGATCGCGCGCTCGACGCCGATATCGTCCTGGTCAGCGCGCAGTTCGACACCATCGCGCATACCCCGCCGTCGTTCGCGCGCGGCCTCGTCTACCAGGCGCGCGACGTGCCCGGCGTGCGCAGCGCGACGCCCCTGTATGTGCACATGGCCCGACTGAGCCTGACCGAGCACGGCGAACCGCTCCCGGCCCGCGTCATCGGCGTCGATCCAGGGAACGCCGCGTTGCACGCTCCAGGATTGGTGCATCAGCAGATGCGGCTACGGCAGCCCGGCACCGGGCTGATCGACGCGCTGTCGCGCGGCCCTTTCGCCGATCGCGTCGAACAGGTGAACGACGGCGAGACGCCACGGGTCTATCTGCGCAATGCGAAACACCCGGGCAACCTCGTCGACGCCTCACGGCCGGAGCGTGCGCCCACGGGTAACGGCAGCGCCACGCCACCGCCTATCGACCTGATCGGCGCCTTCCAGCTGGGACCGGACTTCAACTTTCCAGCCAACCTGATCGTCAGCGACCAGGATTTCTCCCGCCTGTTCGATCAGCCCGCGGAACAGGTTTCGCTGGGCCTGGTCAAGATCGTCCCCGGGGCGAACGCCGAACGCGTCCGCGACGAACTGGCGCGCCGCATGCGCGGCAGCGCACAGGTATGGCTGAAGGAAGATCTCATCGCGCACGAGCGGAACCATTTCATTCATCGCACGCCGCTGGGCATCGTCACCAACTTCGGCATCCTGGTCGGCATCATGATCGGCGTTGTGTTCGTGCTGGAAGTGCTGCACGGGATCATCGAAAAGAACCTTGCCGAATACGCCGTCCTGCGCGCCGCCGGACGCGGCAACGGCTTTCTGCTGGCCCTGGTGATCCAGCTCGCGCTATTCGTCGCCGTCGCGACGTTCGCGGCGTCCCTTGCCGTCACCGCGCTGCTCTACAAGGTGCTGGAGCGCGCCACCCAGCTGAACTTCTCCATGGACGCCAGCATGGCCGCCTTGGTACTGCTCGCGACCCTGACCATGAGCGCCCTCGCCGTCGTGTTCGCGATGCGCAAGCTCCTGCAAAGCGACCCCGTTGATTCGTTTGCCTGA
- a CDS encoding DUF6088 family protein, translating to MQWLSEQILAYADTLPEGAPISAKSLLHLGNRAAVDQALSRLTARGRLIRAGRGIYLRPVPTRFGVRAPSVQQAVDALATQRGEVIVSSGAAAANTLGLTTQVPVRAIYLTSGRSRKMNFGKQVIELRHAPRWQLALADKPAGEAVRALAWLGPERAESALKTLKRRLAPSSFNELVAAAPRLPTWLARSVGKVAYG from the coding sequence ATGCAATGGTTGAGCGAACAAATCCTGGCTTATGCCGACACCCTGCCGGAAGGTGCCCCCATTTCGGCCAAGAGCCTTCTGCACCTCGGCAATCGCGCCGCGGTGGATCAGGCCTTGTCACGGTTGACCGCGCGCGGACGGTTGATACGCGCGGGACGTGGGATTTATCTTCGGCCGGTCCCCACCCGCTTTGGCGTCAGGGCCCCTTCCGTCCAGCAGGCAGTCGACGCGCTCGCCACTCAGCGTGGTGAGGTGATCGTGTCGAGCGGGGCGGCGGCTGCCAATACGCTTGGGCTGACGACACAGGTGCCCGTTCGCGCCATTTATCTGACTTCCGGTCGCAGCCGGAAAATGAATTTCGGCAAACAGGTCATAGAACTGCGCCATGCGCCGCGGTGGCAACTCGCGCTCGCCGACAAGCCTGCTGGCGAGGCTGTGCGGGCTCTGGCCTGGCTGGGACCAGAAAGGGCGGAGTCCGCGTTGAAAACACTGAAGCGCAGACTCGCTCCGAGCAGCTTTAACGAATTGGTCGCCGCGGCGCCGCGGTTGCCCACCTGGCTTGCGCGCAGCGTAGGGAAGGTTGCGTATGGCTGA
- a CDS encoding LysR family transcriptional regulator, translating to MDRHTTLAYAGPDPLASSFATSYAGVVAFIAVAAEGSFAKAGDRLGIGRSAVSRNVQKLEDQLGVRLFVRTTRSTSLTREGERFYQNCHQGVQRVVQAVDDMRELRAGPPSGHLRVCATVGFGRKVVAPLLAGFRAAYPEISIDLLLDDGPTDFTRDRVDVSFRNGRMEDSQVIARQLIPMRMLLCASPDYARAHGLPATLRALDEHRCVNFRMASGRIYEWEFLVDGQLQRFLPTPPRAMLAFDDADLVLQAVLDGQGLAQMAGYQVDAHLRAGRLLACLPHCAPRDRGHYVCYPSRQHLPSRIRVFVDYMTARIRDAEPRAVPAAAGMQAALAA from the coding sequence ATGGACAGACACACAACGCTTGCCTATGCGGGCCCGGACCCGCTCGCCTCCAGCTTTGCGACCAGCTATGCGGGCGTCGTGGCATTCATCGCGGTCGCCGCGGAAGGCAGCTTCGCCAAGGCGGGCGACCGCCTGGGCATAGGCCGTTCCGCCGTCAGCCGCAATGTGCAGAAACTGGAAGACCAGCTGGGCGTGCGGCTGTTCGTCCGCACCACGCGCAGCACGTCGCTGACGCGCGAAGGCGAGCGCTTCTACCAGAACTGCCACCAGGGCGTGCAACGGGTCGTGCAGGCCGTGGACGATATGCGCGAGCTGCGCGCGGGACCGCCATCGGGGCATTTGCGGGTATGCGCCACCGTGGGCTTCGGCCGCAAGGTCGTCGCGCCGCTGCTGGCCGGCTTCCGCGCGGCCTATCCGGAGATTTCGATCGACCTGCTGCTGGATGACGGGCCCACGGACTTCACCCGCGACCGGGTAGACGTGTCCTTTCGCAATGGCCGCATGGAGGACAGCCAGGTGATCGCCAGGCAGCTGATCCCGATGCGGATGCTGCTGTGCGCGTCGCCGGACTATGCGCGCGCGCATGGCTTGCCGGCGACCCTGCGGGCGCTGGACGAGCATCGCTGCGTGAACTTCCGCATGGCGTCGGGGCGGATCTACGAATGGGAATTCCTGGTGGACGGGCAGTTGCAGCGCTTCCTGCCCACGCCGCCGCGGGCCATGCTGGCCTTCGACGACGCGGACCTGGTGTTGCAGGCGGTGCTGGATGGCCAGGGACTGGCGCAGATGGCCGGTTACCAGGTCGACGCCCATCTGCGCGCCGGGCGCCTGCTGGCATGCCTGCCGCACTGCGCGCCGCGCGATCGCGGCCACTATGTCTGCTATCCGAGCCGCCAGCATCTGCCGTCGCGGATCCGGGTGTTCGTGGACTACATGACCGCGCGCATCCGCGATGCGGAGCCGCGCGCCGTTCCGGCGGCCGCCGGGATGCAGGCGGCCCTGGCGGCTTAG
- a CDS encoding HlyD family secretion protein — translation MEESSQQDRERHPAPAGADGNGADNGNDGNHGRGSHGDDKDSGEQAADENDAGKAPRRRSKKPLIILVIVVIVLAIVGAIWWFLTRNDISTDDAYTEGDAVTVASKVGGYVVDLRIGDNTRVRRGDVLLRIDPRDYVAARDQAQAQVELADAQLHQAQTQLALAEVQYPAQLAQAQAQEQAAQADLANARASYQRQRKVDPRATSQQNVDTATAQLRSATAAVARAQAEVKAASVVREQVAQARALVESRQAQARAARAQLEQAELNLSYTEVRAPVDGWVTRRNVQSGKLVQAGMSLFSLVPQAVWVTANYKETQLDRMRPGDPVDIEVDAYPQLKLHGHIDSVQLGSGSRFSAFPAENATGNFVKIVQRVPVKIVIDDGLDPSLPLPLGLSVTPTVHVK, via the coding sequence ATGGAAGAATCATCGCAGCAAGACCGTGAACGACACCCGGCGCCCGCCGGGGCGGACGGCAATGGCGCCGACAACGGCAATGACGGCAATCACGGACGCGGCAGTCACGGCGACGACAAGGATAGCGGCGAGCAGGCCGCCGACGAAAACGACGCCGGCAAGGCGCCCAGGCGCCGCAGCAAGAAACCGCTGATCATCCTGGTCATCGTCGTCATCGTATTGGCCATCGTCGGCGCGATCTGGTGGTTCCTTACCCGCAACGACATCTCCACGGACGACGCCTATACCGAAGGCGACGCCGTCACCGTGGCCTCCAAGGTCGGCGGCTACGTCGTCGACCTGCGCATCGGCGACAACACCCGTGTGCGCCGGGGCGACGTCCTGCTGCGCATCGATCCCCGCGATTATGTCGCGGCGCGTGACCAGGCGCAGGCACAGGTCGAACTGGCGGACGCCCAATTGCACCAGGCGCAGACCCAGCTGGCGCTGGCGGAAGTCCAGTACCCCGCCCAGCTGGCCCAGGCGCAGGCCCAGGAGCAGGCCGCCCAGGCCGATCTGGCGAACGCGCGCGCCAGCTACCAGCGGCAACGCAAGGTCGACCCGCGCGCCACCAGCCAGCAGAACGTCGACACCGCCACCGCGCAGCTGCGCAGCGCCACGGCCGCCGTGGCCCGCGCGCAGGCCGAGGTCAAGGCCGCCAGCGTGGTGCGCGAGCAGGTCGCGCAGGCCCGCGCGCTGGTCGAGTCGCGGCAAGCCCAGGCGCGCGCCGCTCGGGCGCAGCTGGAACAGGCCGAACTCAACCTGTCATATACCGAAGTGCGCGCGCCCGTCGACGGCTGGGTCACGCGCCGCAATGTGCAGTCCGGCAAGCTGGTGCAGGCGGGCATGTCGCTGTTCTCGCTCGTGCCCCAGGCGGTATGGGTGACCGCCAACTACAAGGAAACCCAGCTGGACCGCATGCGTCCCGGCGATCCGGTCGACATCGAAGTCGACGCCTATCCGCAACTGAAGCTGCATGGCCACATCGACAGCGTGCAGCTGGGTTCGGGCTCGCGCTTTTCCGCCTTCCCCGCGGAAAACGCCACGGGCAACTTCGTCAAGATCGTCCAGCGCGTGCCGGTCAAGATCGTCATCGATGACGGGCTGGATCCGTCCTTGCCCCTGCCCCTGGGACTGTCGGTCACGCCGACGGTGCATGTGAAATGA
- a CDS encoding carboxymuconolactone decarboxylase family protein, translating to MMQRLNAAEQCPELFKKFAEVGKLLKSGDLERSLFNLIEIRASQMNGCGFCLDMHVKQATIQGERELRLHHVAVWRESTLFSPRERAALAWTEALTRLPDDGVPDAIYEHVREQFSEKEITELSYAVMMINGWNRLNVGFRTTPGSMDKAFGLDKANLD from the coding sequence ATGATGCAACGCTTGAACGCCGCTGAACAATGCCCCGAATTGTTCAAGAAATTCGCCGAAGTCGGCAAGTTGTTGAAATCGGGCGACCTGGAAAGGTCGCTGTTCAACCTGATCGAAATCCGTGCCTCGCAAATGAACGGCTGCGGCTTCTGCCTGGACATGCACGTCAAGCAGGCGACGATCCAGGGCGAACGTGAACTGCGCCTGCACCACGTCGCCGTCTGGCGCGAATCCACGTTGTTTTCGCCGCGGGAACGCGCGGCGCTGGCCTGGACCGAAGCGCTGACGCGGCTGCCCGATGACGGCGTGCCCGATGCGATCTACGAGCACGTGCGCGAGCAGTTCTCGGAGAAGGAAATCACCGAACTCAGCTATGCCGTCATGATGATCAATGGCTGGAACCGCCTGAACGTGGGTTTCCGCACCACGCCGGGCTCGATGGACAAGGCGTTCGGTCTGGACAAGGCGAATCTGGACTAA
- a CDS encoding UDP-N-acetylglucosamine 1-carboxyvinyltransferase, with translation MSNLIVNGGLPLRGKIVPSANKNAVLPILCATLLTDQPLRLVGVPEITDVKKILDIFRTLGSDVAMDFTIGILDLHHRATRFDPAEHRLPEEMRSSIMLVPPLLARFGVARLENDVKGCTLGVREIDPHVEVLERFGASVSRTADSLIVRTDLRGGMTANHHWLDYASVTTTENFVLCAVSARGTSTLVNAASEPHVQEFCRFLAMLGASIDGIGTSRLSVEGGHKLDGGEFRFSEDFHEIATFLALGAITGGDIAVRNTAPEQFPLIDRTFAKFGVEVSHRDGWSRALRDGPLRVRKPFTQNILTKVEAAPWPYLPVDLLPIFIALGVQAEGSAMFWNKVYDGAMGWSVELSKFGAHVFLSDPHRLITFGGLRLSPAKVESPYIIRVAIALLMVAASIEGRSEITNALPIRRAHPNFVENLRSVGANVDWTSGE, from the coding sequence ATGTCGAACCTGATCGTAAACGGCGGCCTGCCGCTGCGCGGCAAGATTGTGCCGTCCGCCAACAAGAACGCCGTCCTGCCCATACTCTGCGCCACCCTGCTCACCGACCAGCCGTTGCGGCTGGTCGGCGTGCCCGAGATCACCGACGTCAAGAAGATCCTGGACATCTTCCGCACCCTGGGCAGCGACGTCGCCATGGATTTCACCATCGGCATCCTGGACCTGCACCACCGCGCGACGCGCTTCGATCCCGCCGAGCATCGGCTGCCGGAGGAAATGCGTTCTTCCATCATGCTGGTGCCGCCGCTGCTGGCCCGCTTCGGCGTCGCCCGCCTGGAGAACGACGTCAAAGGCTGCACCCTGGGCGTACGCGAAATCGATCCACACGTGGAGGTGCTGGAACGCTTCGGCGCCAGCGTATCCCGCACCGCCGATTCACTGATCGTCAGAACGGATCTGCGGGGCGGCATGACGGCCAACCACCATTGGCTGGACTACGCCTCGGTCACCACCACCGAAAATTTCGTGCTGTGCGCGGTTTCCGCCCGCGGCACCTCGACCCTGGTCAATGCCGCTTCGGAACCGCACGTGCAGGAGTTCTGCCGTTTCCTGGCGATGCTGGGCGCCAGCATCGACGGGATAGGCACGTCGCGGCTGAGCGTGGAAGGCGGCCACAAGCTGGATGGCGGCGAATTCCGCTTCAGCGAGGACTTCCACGAAATCGCGACCTTCCTGGCCTTGGGCGCCATCACGGGCGGCGACATCGCGGTGCGCAACACCGCGCCGGAACAGTTTCCGCTGATCGATCGGACGTTCGCCAAATTCGGGGTGGAGGTCTCGCATCGCGACGGCTGGTCGCGTGCGCTGCGCGATGGCCCCTTGCGCGTGCGCAAACCGTTCACGCAGAACATCCTGACCAAGGTGGAGGCCGCGCCCTGGCCCTATCTGCCGGTCGACCTGCTGCCCATCTTCATCGCCCTGGGCGTGCAGGCCGAGGGCAGCGCGATGTTCTGGAACAAGGTCTATGACGGCGCCATGGGGTGGTCCGTCGAGCTGTCAAAATTCGGGGCGCATGTTTTCCTTTCGGATCCGCACCGCCTGATCACTTTCGGCGGGCTGCGGCTCAGCCCCGCCAAGGTGGAAAGCCCCTACATCATCCGCGTTGCGATCGCCCTGCTGATGGTGGCAGCCAGCATCGAAGGACGATCGGAAATCACCAACGCGTTGCCGATCCGCCGCGCCCATCCCAACTTCGTTGAAAACCTGCGGTCTGTCGGCGCCAACGTCGACTGGACCAGCGGGGAATAG
- a CDS encoding RNA polymerase sigma-70 factor, with protein sequence MIDPTGLFNRHRPRLQAIAYRMLGAVADAEDVVQDAWLRWNEADHGALDNPEAWLVTVTTRLSIDRLRVLKAQRESYVGVWLPEPLLQESPPTPAEIHEAADDFSVAFLFMLERLSPEARAAFLMREVMDADYDEVARTLGKTEAACRQLVRRAKQQLQEKTPRRTVPPDTHHRLMQGFAQAIRAGDLRGLYAMLADDAELIADGGGKVPAFSSLLGGRRLAHLYYAVTRRHGDRLRMEMAWVNGQWSLLRFIDGTLESVQSYETDGARIVRVLVQRNPDKLALVAAAWARSAARLPG encoded by the coding sequence ATGATCGATCCCACCGGGCTGTTCAACCGTCACCGACCGCGCCTGCAGGCCATCGCCTACCGCATGCTGGGCGCCGTCGCCGACGCCGAGGACGTCGTCCAGGATGCCTGGCTGCGCTGGAACGAAGCCGACCACGGCGCGCTGGACAACCCGGAAGCCTGGCTCGTCACCGTCACCACGCGCCTGTCCATCGACCGCCTGCGTGTCCTGAAGGCGCAACGCGAAAGCTACGTCGGCGTATGGCTCCCGGAGCCCTTGCTACAGGAATCGCCGCCCACCCCCGCCGAAATCCACGAAGCCGCCGATGACTTCTCGGTCGCGTTCCTGTTCATGCTGGAGCGGCTGAGCCCCGAGGCGCGCGCGGCCTTCCTGATGCGCGAGGTGATGGACGCGGATTACGACGAAGTCGCCCGCACGCTGGGCAAGACCGAAGCCGCCTGCCGCCAGCTGGTCCGGCGCGCCAAGCAGCAGCTGCAGGAAAAAACGCCGCGCCGCACCGTGCCGCCCGATACCCACCACCGCCTGATGCAGGGCTTCGCGCAAGCCATCCGCGCGGGCGACCTGCGTGGGCTGTATGCCATGCTGGCCGACGATGCCGAACTGATCGCCGATGGTGGCGGCAAGGTGCCGGCCTTCTCCAGCCTGCTGGGCGGCAGGCGCCTGGCGCACCTGTACTACGCGGTCACGCGCCGCCACGGCGACAGGCTCCGCATGGAGATGGCGTGGGTGAACGGCCAATGGTCCCTGCTGCGGTTCATCGACGGCACGCTGGAATCCGTGCAGTCCTACGAGACGGACGGCGCACGCATCGTCCGCGTGCTGGTACAGCGCAACCCCGACAAGCTGGCGCTCGTGGCGGCCGCCTGGGCGCGCTCGGCGGCCCGCCTGCCCGGCTAG
- a CDS encoding hypervirulence associated TUDOR domain-containing protein, which translates to MANLSKGDKVQWETSQGRTEGTVTRKVTGTSKAGGHVAKASPDHPQYEVKSARTGKTAIHKAEALKKTR; encoded by the coding sequence ATGGCCAATCTTTCGAAGGGCGACAAGGTCCAGTGGGAGACCTCACAGGGGCGGACGGAAGGCACCGTTACGCGGAAGGTGACGGGGACGTCGAAGGCTGGCGGCCATGTGGCGAAGGCGTCGCCGGATCACCCGCAATATGAGGTGAAAAGCGCTCGTACCGGCAAGACGGCGATTCATAAGGCCGAGGCCTTGAAGAAGACGCGCTAG
- a CDS encoding nucleotidyl transferase AbiEii/AbiGii toxin family protein, protein MFCLQERLRGDRFARHWHDVVRLDEAGLADAAFADRELANAVARHKGMFFAEKAADRTSIDYTAAVSGGLHLVPDGVAFKALQDDYARMVEDGLLLDDAEPFEELMKQCADIAVRANLATPP, encoded by the coding sequence GTGTTCTGCTTGCAGGAGCGCCTCCGGGGTGACCGATTCGCGCGGCACTGGCATGATGTCGTGCGGCTGGATGAGGCGGGCCTCGCAGATGCGGCGTTCGCGGATCGTGAGCTGGCGAATGCCGTTGCCAGGCATAAAGGTATGTTCTTCGCCGAGAAAGCCGCCGATCGAACTTCGATCGATTACACCGCAGCTGTGAGCGGTGGCTTGCACCTCGTACCAGACGGGGTGGCGTTCAAAGCCTTGCAGGACGACTACGCACGCATGGTCGAGGATGGGCTGCTGCTGGACGATGCCGAGCCGTTCGAAGAACTCATGAAACAATGCGCCGATATCGCCGTTCGGGCCAATCTCGCTACCCCGCCATAG
- a CDS encoding DUF4148 domain-containing protein, with protein MKIKTIVSALVLAAAGVGVAQAQTTPFQGVYGKQYSNVTRDQVAQELQTARAAGQMGNEDMDNQPFKPQPAASAPRTSVATDGQHDPSGLSHMKFGDTDNMPFQG; from the coding sequence ATGAAGATCAAGACGATTGTTTCCGCTTTGGTTCTGGCGGCCGCGGGCGTGGGCGTTGCCCAGGCGCAGACGACGCCGTTCCAGGGCGTCTATGGCAAGCAATACAGCAACGTGACGCGCGACCAGGTCGCCCAGGAACTGCAGACCGCGCGCGCCGCGGGGCAGATGGGCAACGAAGACATGGACAACCAGCCCTTCAAGCCCCAGCCCGCCGCCAGCGCGCCGCGCACGAGCGTCGCCACTGACGGCCAGCATGACCCCAGCGGCCTGAGCCACATGAAGTTCGGCGACACCGACAACATGCCGTTCCAGGGCTGA
- a CDS encoding DHA2 family efflux MFS transporter permease subunit, giving the protein MSNSDATARQWRPSANPWLIAVAVTLAAFMEVLDTTIVNVSLPHIAGTMSASYDEATWTLTSYLVANGVVLPISGFLSRTLGRKRYFLICIIAFTCCSFLCGIATNLAELIVFRMLQGFFGGGLQPSQQSIILDTFEPSQRGRAFSVSAVAIVVAPVLGPTLGGWITDNFSWRWVFLINVPVGVLTALAVMQVVEDPPWQKPTPLSKLHIDLPGIGLIALGLGCLQVMLDRGEDEDWFGSSFIRVFAVLAALGISGAIAWLLTARRPVVDLRVMKDRNFTLGCITIAAFAGVLYGSSVLLPQLAQQHLGYTATLAGLLLSPGALLITFMIPIVGKAMPLVQTRHLIAVGFLLLGAALFYSHHLVPDIDFNTLVIMRMAQSFALAFLFVPTSTLAYVSLPQEMNDDAAALFTMFRNIAGSIGISLATAGIRERTQVRMAHLSHSMTPLYQPYQDTLDRVAQALHDYAGAAGDVTQAAAGQMYQMFVSQATILAYIDVFAICGIFAWCFIPLTFLFSPTKASGKPGGH; this is encoded by the coding sequence ATGAGCAACTCCGACGCGACGGCGCGGCAATGGCGCCCCAGCGCCAATCCGTGGCTGATCGCCGTGGCGGTGACGCTGGCGGCCTTCATGGAGGTGCTGGACACCACCATCGTCAACGTGTCGCTGCCCCACATCGCGGGCACGATGTCGGCCAGCTATGACGAAGCTACATGGACCTTGACGTCTTACCTGGTGGCCAATGGCGTCGTTCTGCCGATCTCCGGCTTCCTGTCGCGCACGTTGGGACGCAAACGCTATTTCCTGATCTGCATCATCGCCTTTACCTGCTGCTCCTTCCTGTGCGGCATCGCCACCAACCTGGCTGAGCTGATCGTCTTCCGCATGTTGCAGGGCTTCTTCGGCGGCGGGCTGCAGCCCAGCCAGCAGTCCATCATCCTCGATACCTTCGAGCCTTCGCAGCGCGGCCGCGCGTTTTCCGTCTCGGCGGTGGCTATCGTGGTCGCGCCGGTGCTGGGGCCGACGCTGGGCGGCTGGATTACCGACAATTTTTCCTGGCGCTGGGTATTCCTGATCAACGTGCCCGTCGGCGTGCTGACGGCGCTTGCCGTGATGCAGGTGGTCGAAGACCCGCCCTGGCAGAAGCCGACGCCGCTCTCAAAATTGCACATCGACCTGCCCGGCATCGGCCTGATTGCATTGGGGCTGGGATGCCTGCAGGTCATGCTGGATCGCGGCGAGGACGAAGATTGGTTCGGCTCCAGCTTCATCCGCGTCTTCGCGGTGCTGGCGGCGTTGGGCATTTCAGGCGCCATTGCGTGGCTCTTGACCGCGCGGCGGCCTGTGGTGGACCTGCGGGTGATGAAGGATCGTAACTTCACCCTGGGCTGCATCACCATCGCCGCCTTCGCCGGCGTGCTGTATGGCAGTTCGGTGCTGCTGCCGCAGCTGGCGCAGCAGCATTTGGGCTACACGGCCACGCTGGCGGGCCTGCTGCTGTCGCCGGGCGCATTGCTGATCACCTTCATGATACCGATCGTCGGCAAGGCCATGCCGCTGGTGCAGACGCGGCACCTGATCGCCGTGGGCTTCCTGCTGCTGGGCGCGGCCTTGTTCTATTCCCATCATCTGGTGCCGGACATCGATTTCAACACGCTCGTGATCATGCGCATGGCGCAGTCCTTTGCACTGGCATTCCTGTTCGTGCCGACCAGCACGCTGGCCTACGTCAGCCTGCCGCAGGAGATGAACGACGACGCGGCGGCGCTGTTCACGATGTTCCGCAACATCGCCGGGTCCATCGGGATTTCGCTGGCCACCGCCGGCATACGCGAACGCACGCAGGTCCGCATGGCGCATCTTTCCCACTCTATGACGCCGCTGTACCAGCCTTACCAGGACACGCTGGACCGCGTGGCGCAGGCCTTGCACGATTATGCGGGCGCCGCCGGCGACGTGACCCAGGCGGCGGCCGGCCAGATGTACCAGATGTTCGTTTCCCAGGCCACGATACTGGCCTACATAGACGTGTTCGCCATATGCGGCATCTTTGCATGGTGTTTTATTCCCCTGACGTTCCTGTTTTCTCCGACCAAGGCGTCGGGCAAGCCGGGAGGCCACTGA
- a CDS encoding nucleotidyl transferase AbiEii/AbiGii toxin family protein yields the protein MADAFLELSAGDRRDVLGVAADRTGRPAHLLEKDIWVVWALSILYGSALGEHLVFKGGTSLSKAYGVIRRFSEEVDLTYDIRSIVPDMTDHEGEALPRTRSEEKRWSSEVRKRLPEWVAGTAKPIIVDALQADALPAAVRTEGEKLYLDYEPTVGGSGYVAPSVMLEFGARSTGEPASPRAVACDASDVVEGVAFPTARPRVMHAERTFWQKNHGDPRVLLAGAPPG from the coding sequence ATGGCTGACGCATTCCTTGAGCTTTCGGCTGGCGACCGTCGCGATGTGCTGGGCGTTGCGGCCGACAGGACGGGGCGGCCAGCTCACCTTCTGGAAAAGGACATTTGGGTAGTGTGGGCGCTGTCAATCCTCTATGGGTCGGCACTCGGCGAACATCTGGTATTCAAGGGCGGTACGTCGCTGTCGAAAGCCTATGGGGTCATTCGTCGATTTTCGGAAGAAGTTGATCTGACCTACGATATTCGATCCATCGTGCCGGACATGACGGATCACGAGGGTGAGGCGCTGCCAAGAACCCGTAGCGAAGAAAAGCGGTGGTCGTCGGAAGTGCGCAAGCGCCTTCCGGAGTGGGTTGCCGGGACAGCGAAGCCGATCATCGTGGATGCGCTGCAGGCCGACGCACTACCTGCTGCGGTGCGCACCGAGGGCGAAAAGCTGTACCTAGACTACGAGCCCACGGTCGGCGGTTCAGGCTATGTGGCACCAAGCGTGATGCTCGAATTTGGCGCGCGCTCGACTGGAGAACCCGCGAGTCCACGCGCAGTGGCTTGCGATGCATCTGATGTTGTGGAAGGCGTGGCGTTTCCCACCGCACGTCCTCGCGTGATGCACGCCGAACGTACCTTTTGGCAAAAAAACCACGGCGATCCACGTGTTCTGCTTGCAGGAGCGCCTCCGGGGTGA